One stretch of Burkholderia pyrrocinia DNA includes these proteins:
- the nirD gene encoding nitrite reductase small subunit NirD — MNDRLPLSWTRVCPLDDIVPNTGVCALVNGEQVAVFHVAHADGGVFAIDNVDPVSQAAVMSRGLIGSLGERVVVASPLYKQHFDLRTGECLEAPEQSVSAYPSRVEDGYVWIAA; from the coding sequence ATGAACGATCGTCTTCCGCTGTCCTGGACCCGCGTGTGCCCGCTCGACGACATCGTGCCGAACACCGGCGTGTGCGCACTCGTCAACGGCGAGCAGGTCGCGGTGTTTCACGTCGCGCACGCCGACGGCGGCGTGTTCGCGATCGACAACGTCGATCCCGTGTCGCAGGCGGCCGTGATGTCGCGCGGGCTGATCGGCAGCCTCGGCGAGCGCGTCGTCGTCGCGTCGCCGCTGTACAAGCAGCATTTCGACCTGCGCACCGGCGAATGTCTCGAAGCGCCCGAGCAGTCGGTGAGCGCGTATCCGTCGCGGGTCGAGGACGGATACGTGTGGATCGCGGCCTGA
- a CDS encoding bifunctional nitrate reductase/sulfite reductase flavoprotein subunit alpha, producing the protein MTATPVKSVCPYCGVGCGMVLHVEDGEVVKVSGDSDHPTNFGRLCTKGSSAHVALRRSGRLDRAFVRRAREDDLVPLPARDAIAETARRLRAVLDAHGPDALSFYVSGQMSIEAQYLVNKLAKGFVGTNNIESNSRLCMASASTGYKQSLGADGPPGSYQDFDRANLFFVIGANMADCHPILFLRMMDRVKAGAKLIVVDPRRTGTADKADLFLQIRPGTDLALTNGLLHLLHANGRTDAAFIDAYTEGWDAMPAFLADYRPERVAEITGLAEADLRTAAQWIGDAQEWMSCWTMGLNQSTHGVWNTNAICNLHLATGRICRPGSGPFSLTGQPNAMGGREMGYMGAGLPGQRSVLSDDDRRFVENLWRVPAGTLRKETGQGTVDLFARMAAGDIKACWIVCTNPVATVPNRQNVIAGLQAAELVIAQDAFLDTETNRYADILLPGALWAEGDGVMINSERNMTLMRAAVAPPGDALPDWRIVAEVARAMGFGDAFDYASAADVFDEIVRFSNPATGYDLRGASHAALRDGPVQWPVAPGTARERHPIRYLNDGVSQTLRTAADGSAAPHLAFPTPSGKARFFARPHVDPAELPDDTFPIVLNTGRLQHQWHTMTKTGKVAMLNKLNPRPFVELHPDDASALGIAAKDSVEIRSARGRAVLPAVVTERVRRGNCFAPMHWNDVYGDDLCINAVTNDAIDAESQQPELKYCAVALRRVETDAFASADDETAQPDACAADARPASAMVQATASQESDMADIDTFAAALGVTDFAPPPLSDTERLYVAGLVSGLKASAGRREGGVPVLPAGAPLTPPVRFWLDGMLAGLFSRSLPASSLVAVASALPADAAAPGGVRIVRTRPKVVLLWASQTGNIESLTEDYATQLMNAGFEIRTACMSDYPVASLAGAQYVLLMTSTFGDGDAPDNGSEFWDALQAGSAARLDGVHFAVLAFGDRNYDQFCGHGRRLDARLAELGAARLCARVDCDVEFQNDADQWLERVVARIKEADAALHAVPSGGMSPSGLLPSKAHPAPSKLVANLRLNRPGAAKDTRYVSLSTEGANLEYETGDALGVWPTNCPELVDELLSVTALKADAPVSVAGVGDMRLGDALARHFDITRPHPDTLAFIASRSANGALKSLLGDDRKGDLKQWLWGQQLADVLHEFPVELSGTELVGMLKRLQPRLYSIASSPSAHQGEIHLTVSAVRYHNGRRARKGVASTFLADRADDGRVPVFVQKSAHFRPPVNGDVPIVMVGPGTGVAPFRGFLHERQARGARGRNWLFFGEQHAQTDFYYGDELGAMHDSGFLTRLDLAFSRDQADKIYVQDRMREQGAELFAWLEEGAHFYVCGDASRMAKDVDTALKAVVAEHGGMSDDDANDYVARLAKARRYMRDVY; encoded by the coding sequence ATGACCGCCACCCCCGTCAAGAGCGTGTGCCCGTACTGCGGCGTCGGCTGCGGGATGGTGCTGCACGTCGAGGATGGCGAGGTCGTCAAGGTGTCCGGCGACTCCGACCATCCGACCAACTTCGGGCGGCTGTGCACGAAGGGTTCGTCGGCGCACGTCGCGCTGCGCCGCTCCGGGCGGCTCGACCGCGCGTTCGTGCGCCGCGCGCGCGAGGACGACCTCGTGCCGCTGCCGGCACGCGACGCGATCGCCGAGACCGCGCGCCGCCTGCGCGCGGTGCTCGATGCGCATGGCCCCGACGCGCTGTCGTTCTATGTGTCGGGGCAGATGTCGATCGAGGCGCAATACCTCGTCAACAAGCTCGCGAAGGGTTTCGTCGGCACCAACAACATCGAGTCGAACTCGCGCCTCTGCATGGCGAGCGCGAGCACCGGCTACAAGCAGTCGCTCGGCGCGGACGGCCCGCCCGGGTCGTACCAGGATTTCGATCGCGCGAACCTGTTCTTCGTGATCGGCGCGAACATGGCCGACTGCCATCCGATCCTGTTCCTGCGGATGATGGATCGCGTGAAGGCTGGCGCGAAGCTGATCGTCGTCGATCCGCGCCGCACCGGCACGGCCGACAAGGCCGACCTGTTCCTGCAGATCCGGCCGGGCACCGATCTCGCGCTGACGAACGGGTTGCTGCACCTGCTGCATGCGAATGGCCGCACCGACGCCGCGTTCATCGACGCATACACCGAAGGCTGGGACGCGATGCCCGCGTTCCTCGCCGACTACAGGCCCGAGCGCGTCGCGGAAATCACCGGGCTCGCGGAAGCCGACCTGCGCACGGCCGCGCAATGGATCGGCGACGCGCAGGAGTGGATGAGCTGCTGGACGATGGGGCTCAACCAGAGCACGCACGGCGTGTGGAACACCAACGCGATCTGCAACCTGCACCTCGCGACCGGCCGCATCTGCCGCCCCGGCAGCGGGCCGTTCTCGCTGACGGGCCAGCCGAACGCGATGGGCGGCCGCGAGATGGGCTACATGGGCGCCGGGCTGCCGGGCCAGCGCTCGGTGCTGTCCGACGACGACCGGCGCTTCGTCGAGAACCTGTGGCGCGTGCCGGCCGGCACGCTGCGCAAGGAAACCGGCCAGGGCACCGTCGACCTGTTCGCGCGGATGGCGGCCGGCGACATCAAGGCGTGCTGGATCGTCTGCACGAATCCGGTCGCGACCGTGCCGAACCGGCAGAACGTGATCGCCGGGCTGCAGGCCGCGGAGCTCGTGATCGCGCAGGACGCGTTCCTCGATACCGAGACCAACCGCTACGCGGACATCCTGCTGCCCGGTGCGCTGTGGGCCGAGGGCGACGGCGTGATGATCAACTCCGAACGCAACATGACGCTGATGCGCGCCGCGGTCGCGCCGCCCGGCGACGCGCTGCCCGACTGGCGCATCGTCGCGGAAGTCGCGCGCGCGATGGGCTTCGGCGACGCGTTCGACTATGCGTCGGCGGCCGACGTGTTCGACGAGATCGTCCGTTTCTCGAATCCGGCGACGGGCTACGACCTGCGCGGCGCGAGCCACGCGGCGCTGCGCGACGGCCCGGTGCAGTGGCCGGTCGCGCCGGGCACCGCGCGCGAGCGGCACCCGATCCGCTATCTGAACGACGGCGTGAGCCAGACGCTGCGCACGGCGGCTGACGGGAGCGCTGCGCCGCATCTCGCGTTCCCGACGCCGTCGGGCAAGGCGCGCTTTTTCGCGCGGCCGCACGTCGATCCGGCCGAGCTGCCCGACGACACGTTCCCGATCGTGCTGAACACCGGGCGGCTGCAGCATCAATGGCACACGATGACGAAGACGGGCAAGGTCGCGATGCTGAACAAGCTGAACCCGCGCCCGTTCGTCGAGCTTCATCCGGACGATGCGAGCGCGCTCGGCATCGCCGCGAAGGACAGCGTCGAGATCCGCTCGGCGCGCGGCCGCGCGGTGCTGCCGGCCGTCGTGACCGAGCGCGTGCGGCGCGGCAACTGCTTCGCGCCGATGCACTGGAACGACGTGTACGGCGACGACCTGTGCATCAACGCGGTGACGAACGACGCAATCGATGCCGAATCGCAGCAACCCGAACTGAAATATTGCGCGGTCGCGCTGCGGCGCGTCGAGACCGACGCGTTCGCGTCCGCCGACGACGAGACGGCGCAACCCGATGCATGCGCCGCCGACGCACGGCCCGCTTCGGCGATGGTGCAGGCCACTGCTTCACAGGAATCCGACATGGCAGACATCGACACTTTCGCGGCCGCGCTCGGCGTGACCGACTTCGCGCCGCCGCCGTTGAGCGACACCGAGCGGCTGTACGTGGCCGGCCTCGTCAGTGGATTGAAGGCGAGCGCCGGCCGGCGCGAGGGCGGCGTGCCGGTGCTGCCGGCCGGCGCGCCGCTCACGCCGCCGGTGCGGTTCTGGCTCGACGGGATGCTCGCGGGCCTGTTCAGCCGTTCGCTGCCGGCGAGTTCGCTGGTTGCCGTTGCATCGGCATTGCCGGCCGATGCCGCCGCGCCCGGCGGCGTGCGGATCGTGCGCACGCGCCCGAAGGTCGTGCTGTTGTGGGCGTCGCAGACCGGCAACATCGAATCGCTGACCGAGGATTACGCGACGCAGCTGATGAACGCCGGCTTCGAGATTCGCACCGCGTGCATGTCCGACTATCCGGTCGCATCGCTCGCGGGCGCGCAATACGTGCTGCTGATGACGAGCACGTTCGGCGACGGCGATGCGCCCGACAACGGCAGCGAATTCTGGGACGCGCTGCAGGCCGGCAGCGCCGCGCGCCTCGACGGCGTGCACTTCGCGGTGCTCGCGTTCGGCGATCGCAACTACGACCAGTTCTGCGGCCACGGCCGCCGGCTCGATGCGCGGCTCGCGGAACTCGGCGCGGCGCGCCTGTGCGCGCGCGTCGATTGCGACGTTGAATTCCAGAACGATGCGGACCAGTGGCTCGAACGCGTCGTCGCGCGGATCAAGGAGGCCGATGCAGCGCTGCACGCGGTGCCGTCCGGCGGCATGAGCCCGTCGGGGCTGCTGCCGTCGAAGGCGCATCCGGCGCCGTCGAAGCTCGTCGCGAACCTGCGGCTGAACCGTCCGGGCGCCGCGAAGGACACGCGTTATGTGTCGCTGTCGACCGAAGGCGCGAACCTCGAATACGAAACCGGCGACGCGCTCGGCGTGTGGCCGACCAACTGCCCTGAGCTGGTCGACGAGTTGCTGTCCGTCACCGCGCTGAAGGCCGACGCGCCCGTGTCGGTGGCGGGCGTCGGCGACATGCGGCTCGGCGATGCGCTCGCGCGCCACTTCGACATCACGCGCCCGCATCCGGACACGCTCGCGTTCATCGCGTCGCGCAGCGCGAACGGCGCGCTGAAGTCGCTGCTCGGCGACGATCGCAAGGGCGACCTGAAGCAATGGTTGTGGGGGCAACAGCTTGCGGACGTGCTGCACGAGTTTCCGGTCGAGCTGTCGGGCACCGAGCTGGTCGGGATGCTGAAGCGGCTGCAGCCGCGCCTGTATTCGATCGCATCGAGCCCGAGCGCGCACCAGGGCGAGATTCACCTGACCGTGTCGGCCGTGCGTTATCACAACGGCCGGCGCGCGCGCAAAGGCGTCGCGTCGACGTTCCTCGCCGATCGCGCGGACGACGGCCGAGTGCCCGTGTTCGTACAGAAGTCCGCGCATTTCCGGCCGCCGGTGAACGGCGACGTGCCGATCGTGATGGTCGGCCCGGGCACCGGCGTCGCGCCGTTCCGCGGCTTTCTGCACGAGCGGCAGGCGCGCGGCGCGCGCGGCCGCAACTGGCTGTTCTTCGGCGAGCAGCACGCGCAGACCGACTTCTACTACGGCGACGAGCTGGGCGCGATGCACGACAGCGGCTTCCTGACGCGGCTCGATCTCGCGTTCTCGCGCGATCAGGCAGACAAGATCTACGTGCAGGACCGGATGCGCGAGCAGGGCGCCGAACTGTTCGCATGGCTGGAGGAAGGCGCGCACTTCTACGTGTGCGGCGACGCGTCGCGGATGGCGAAGGACGTCGATACGGCGCTGAAGGCGGTCGTCGCCGAGCACGGCGGAATGTCGGACGACGACGCGAACGACTACGTCGCGCGGCTCGCGAAGGCGCGGCGCTATATGCGGGACGTGTATTGA
- the mprF gene encoding bifunctional lysylphosphatidylglycerol flippase/synthetase MprF has protein sequence MSSRHPGSPGRAAAAIARVSALVRSERVLSPLLAFGIGLLLIVVFQHLSESVDYRSVIRQLRHMSVGEWGASLAATALSYLALVARDAVGLRYVGAKVPRAALWIGAIAGSALGNATGFGALTGGAVRARVYGVSGVTPAQIGRMTVFTSGTLALAMVLMTAVGMVCVPEALAAMLHVGPGVLTWSGAALLVVLAALVVMCGNTARPVVTRFKWLSFDVPARRDLVMQVVYAVLDVVAAGLTLWVLLPAAPVGFPTFITVYAAALLLGMIGHTPGGIGVFEAAMVFTLGREVPAHAMVAALIAYRAIYFGVPLVLSAGLLAGFEGRALRRRLVTRQAARVSLLAPLFLSLVTFAVGSMLVISSATPAFWHRIAILRHLVPLWVLEGSQVICSVLGVALLFVARGLLRRLDGAWWMTFALTLASLALSLAKGLAFVEAGVLGTLLVLLLVSRRRFNRHSSLLAERFTVSWFVSVTMVLMLAVWVLFFAFRDVPYTRELWSHFSFDARAPRALRATLAAGVFVALFALWQLLRPAPGRFVKPAPQDLFDAERIIRAQECSDAGLALMGDKSFLFSESRQAFLMYAKYGRTWAALHDPVGPREEWPALIGKFIALAHAHSGRAAFYQVRANALPLYLDAGLTLMKLGEEAHIALDQFDLKGSNRSHLRYALRRGDKDALTVEVIAPGDVPVALPALRDISDGWLDSRDAREKSFSVAAFHDGYLATQSVMLVRQADKPIAFVTFMTTDLNTEATVGVMRHLPDASPYAMEYLFTQLALHLKEAGFRKLSLGIAPFSGMGAAKMPSPWHRLGLMVWRFGGRFYNFRGLRAFKSKFEPHWEPRYLAASGSVGVFVTLADLSLLAGGRRS, from the coding sequence ATGTCTTCCCGCCACCCTGGGTCGCCGGGCCGTGCCGCGGCGGCGATCGCCCGTGTCTCGGCGCTGGTTCGCAGCGAGCGCGTGCTGTCGCCGCTGCTCGCGTTCGGCATCGGCCTGCTGCTGATCGTCGTGTTCCAGCACCTGTCGGAATCGGTCGACTACCGGTCGGTGATCCGCCAGTTGCGCCACATGTCCGTCGGCGAATGGGGCGCGTCGCTGGCCGCGACGGCCCTCAGCTATCTCGCGCTCGTCGCCCGCGACGCGGTCGGCCTGCGTTATGTCGGCGCGAAGGTGCCGCGCGCCGCGCTGTGGATCGGCGCGATCGCCGGATCCGCGCTCGGCAACGCGACCGGCTTCGGCGCGCTGACGGGCGGCGCGGTGCGTGCGCGCGTGTACGGCGTATCGGGCGTCACGCCCGCGCAGATCGGCCGGATGACGGTGTTCACGAGCGGCACGCTGGCGCTCGCGATGGTGCTGATGACGGCGGTCGGCATGGTCTGCGTGCCGGAGGCGCTCGCCGCGATGCTGCACGTCGGGCCCGGCGTGCTCACGTGGAGCGGCGCGGCGCTGCTCGTGGTGCTGGCCGCGCTGGTCGTCATGTGCGGCAACACCGCGCGCCCGGTCGTTACGCGCTTCAAGTGGCTGTCGTTCGACGTGCCGGCACGGCGCGATCTCGTCATGCAGGTCGTCTACGCGGTGCTCGACGTCGTCGCAGCGGGCCTGACGCTGTGGGTGTTGCTGCCGGCCGCGCCGGTCGGCTTCCCGACCTTCATCACCGTGTACGCGGCCGCGCTGCTGCTCGGGATGATCGGCCATACGCCGGGCGGGATCGGCGTGTTCGAAGCCGCGATGGTGTTCACGCTCGGCCGCGAAGTGCCCGCGCACGCGATGGTCGCCGCGCTGATCGCGTATCGCGCGATCTACTTCGGCGTGCCGCTCGTGCTGTCGGCCGGCCTGCTGGCCGGTTTCGAGGGCCGCGCGCTGCGGCGCCGGCTCGTGACGCGGCAGGCCGCGCGCGTGTCGCTGCTCGCGCCGCTGTTCCTGAGCCTCGTGACGTTCGCGGTCGGCAGCATGCTGGTGATCTCGAGCGCGACGCCCGCGTTCTGGCACCGGATCGCGATCCTGCGCCACCTCGTGCCGTTGTGGGTGCTCGAAGGCTCGCAGGTGATCTGCAGCGTGCTCGGCGTCGCGCTGCTGTTCGTCGCGCGCGGGCTGCTGCGCCGCCTCGACGGCGCATGGTGGATGACCTTCGCGTTGACGCTCGCGAGCCTCGCGCTGTCGCTGGCGAAGGGCCTCGCGTTCGTCGAGGCCGGCGTGCTCGGCACGCTGCTCGTGCTGCTGCTCGTCAGCCGCCGCCGCTTCAACCGCCATTCGTCGCTGCTCGCCGAGCGCTTCACGGTGAGCTGGTTCGTGTCGGTGACGATGGTGCTGATGCTGGCCGTGTGGGTGCTGTTCTTCGCGTTCCGTGACGTGCCGTACACGCGCGAGCTGTGGTCGCATTTCTCGTTCGACGCGCGTGCGCCGCGTGCGCTGCGCGCGACGCTCGCGGCCGGCGTGTTCGTCGCGCTGTTCGCGCTGTGGCAACTGCTGCGCCCGGCGCCCGGCCGTTTCGTGAAGCCCGCGCCGCAGGATCTGTTCGACGCCGAACGGATCATCCGCGCGCAGGAATGCAGCGATGCGGGCCTCGCGCTGATGGGCGACAAGTCGTTCCTGTTCTCGGAATCGCGCCAGGCGTTCCTGATGTACGCGAAGTACGGCCGTACGTGGGCCGCGCTGCACGACCCGGTCGGGCCGCGCGAAGAATGGCCGGCGCTGATCGGCAAGTTCATCGCGCTCGCGCACGCGCACAGCGGCCGCGCGGCGTTCTACCAGGTGCGCGCGAACGCGCTGCCGCTGTATCTCGACGCGGGGCTAACGCTGATGAAGCTCGGCGAGGAAGCGCATATCGCGCTCGACCAGTTCGACCTGAAGGGCTCGAACCGCTCGCACCTGCGCTACGCGCTGCGCCGCGGCGACAAGGACGCGCTGACGGTCGAGGTGATCGCGCCGGGCGACGTGCCGGTCGCGCTGCCGGCGCTGCGCGACATCTCCGACGGCTGGCTCGACAGCCGCGATGCACGCGAGAAGAGCTTCTCGGTTGCCGCGTTCCACGACGGCTATCTCGCGACGCAGTCGGTGATGCTCGTGCGGCAGGCCGACAAGCCGATCGCGTTCGTCACGTTCATGACGACCGACCTCAACACCGAGGCGACGGTCGGTGTGATGCGCCATCTGCCGGACGCGTCGCCGTACGCGATGGAGTATCTGTTTACGCAGCTCGCGCTGCATCTGAAGGAAGCGGGCTTCCGCAAGCTGAGCCTGGGCATCGCGCCGTTCTCGGGGATGGGGGCGGCGAAGATGCCGTCGCCGTGGCACCGGCTCGGACTGATGGTCTGGCGCTTCGGCGGCCGCTTCTACAACTTCCGCGGCTTGCGCGCATTCAAGAGCAAGTTCGAACCGCACTGGGAGCCGCGTTACCTCGCGGCCTCGGGCTCGGTCGGCGTGTTCGTCACGCTTGCGGATCTGTCATTGCTGGCTGGAGGTCGGCGTTCATGA